The genome window TTTTCAAATGATACCCTCTGAATAGTAGCTGCACAGATTCTAACTTGGCTTACACACTTCCTCTTTTCAACCCTTCCCCTTCCAAGAGTCTTCGTGTCATGCGGACACCATGGTTAGTTTGACAAGGAAGTCCATTCTCTTCTTTTCCAAGGCCTGCAGAAAGCCCTGGATCCTCTCTTCTCGTTGAGCTTTGCATTCTTTTAAGAGCTCCCGCCGATGTTTAGGATCACCAGAGGACTCACACCCTTCTTGTTTCAGCTTCTCAGTTACATACATCTTGTCATTTTCTAGCTGCTGCCAATCCCTTTCTTCTAGGTACAGGTCTTTAgctttctgaattaaaaaaaaaaggattagcaTTTTTATCCATTTATCTCTGCAATAGTTGAGGAGCACAAACTGACCTTTTTTGGTTCTTAAGCGTGACTCTAATGTCCAGAAGTGCCTACAAAAATCCCTCCAGGGCACACTTCAATGTTTTTTTCTGAGCTTGGGAATCCCCCCTTCCAAACgtattcctcctccttcccatcaCCTGACCACTTGCAATTCAGAACCAATCATCTGTCCCACAGAACAGTGCACAGGGATCTTTGCAAGCAGTCGAGTGCATGCAGCCTGTTACAGTGGCTCAAGGCACATTTGAGGGATCTTTGCACTGTTGCGATCTGCCACTGGAAGTCTCAATGGTAACTCTCTGGAAAGGTGGCAGAAAGATGATCCAAAGCACTATTTGTTGTTAAACTCTCTGAGCTCAACTACTGTTATACTGGGGCCTTAACATGCATGGTGTTCTATAAAGCCTCACTGTTGACATAGGAGGACTGGTTCTGCTTCATTCCACTCCTTATCCCAGTCTCCCTGACTTGCATGGATATTGACAGCAGGAATGGACAAGAACATTGGAAAACTCCAAGCATGGAGACAAAGATACAGGCCAATATGACTCCATTTCACTCCCTCCTCATGCATATTGGCAACGGCCACTTTCCACCAGCTTAAGGATACTTCTTCCAACTTAAGCAGCTCTTTTGCTGGTGGAAAAACCTCTTAAGTCAGAGGAAGGCATCAACCATTGCAAGCAGAGAGGCAGGATACATACCAGTGTTTTCAGAATACTGTGAAACTTTTTCATCATCTGTACTTGGGTACCATACCAGTCCCACAAAATGATACATTTATCATAGTAGATGCAATCAACATATGAACTTGAGATGGGGTGGTGATGctggttccatttttaaaagcaataaactCTTTGAAAAACCAGTATTATCACCACTCTAGGATTTGAGAGTTATATTAACAAAGTATAATATCAACAAAGTTAATATTTAAAGCGTGTCTTGGGTTTACTATTCTGCCTTTGCCTCGTATTTTCTAGGACTCTTACTTGCAAAGCATTGTGATTCATCTGGTACTGGATGACAGCATCCCACAAATTCCAGAATGAATACTCTGGCCACAGGACGGGCTGGAACACCAGGCAGGAATGAGATGTCTGTGAAAAGAAGAACAATGCAGCGGGAGTGCAACTTGTACAGGTAGAGAAAGGCTGAAGTGAGAAACACCAATAAATTCTTCTAGAATGAATTCCTCTTACCGATGTGCCAAATGTGCACATTGCATAACTATGTACAGTTCACCACATAGAGTATTGCCAGATGCTTCAGAGCATCTTGCAAGTTTTATAGCTCTGCAATTAAGAATATTCAGAAGATGCAAAAGAACTGCATGGACACTAAAGCCTTCTGCCACAAGTGGTTTGGCCTTCATCACCAGCAGAGCGATCTTTCAGAGATTGAAGAGATGATGATCGAGGCTTCAAGGGTGTACACAACATAACTCTCCGAGGCATCTGGTGAGGTGACCTCGGACTCATAAAAactgatgctggaataaatttggtTGTTTTAAGTCTTGCCAATAGAcgctttaattttgcttgctttgtGTTCActtttcactttcattttgctTGCTTTGTGTTCAAGTTTAGAATAGCCTTGTTACTAGGTCAATTACTATTTCAGTGATAACactttctgtttccctctccataaaaatatattattggaTCCATCTGTTTGATAAGTTATGACTCAGAAGGCAATCATCAACTTCCTTGTTATAATTAGGTATCATTTGCTCAATACACAAAAAATGCCAACCTGCTGTTTTCAAActataataaataaaagtgtatgcaagttggggggaggggtagattGACATTACAAAATGCCAGCCAAACATCAAGTGATAGGTGTAACCAAGGGGCTGGGGGATCTTattggaggaagagaaaaatacagatGGATAAGACGTCAGAAACAAACAAGGAGCAACGAATTGATAACTCTGGCAATGAaaccctatgcagaattactcctgtctaaacccattgaaagcACTGGGTCTGGAGTAACCCTGCATAGGATTGCTGTGTGAAAGGGGCTTTTTGCAAAGGCAGCTATTCCTCTGTACCTGCCAGCTGCCCTAAACCTGCAGGTGTGAAGAGCAAGACATAACAGGCTTTTGCCATCAACCAGAGGACCACTGGGAGGTTTTACAGCCTTCCACCCAAGAATAATATCAGACTGGAGAAAAACCAGACTGGCTTTGTCCACTGGCCAGAGAACAAGCAGCCATGTGAGCCTGCTTTTATCTTTTCTGCCCCACCTAACCCTGTTCTATGAGACTGCAAATGGGACAGAgggaaatcagttttttttaaagtgctatgTAACTCCCCTTGCTCAAAATGCAGGGCATATTAAATGTTTGATGCAAGATTACAGGACCTACCAGTACTAGACATACTATCAGGGGCTCAGTCCAGATTACATGCCAGCAATGCCCTTCACTGTCCACACAAAACTAACAGGTTGGCTACTATGCCAAAAGTCTGATGTAAAGAACTGGCACCACTCAGAAGCTAATGAGAGAACCTTTCAGTCTCATGGGACACCATAGCTCTATGCTAAAAAGTTGTCCTTCAGCAAAAGTACTTCAAATAGAAGACTCCAGGATGAAAATGGTAAATTGAAATTTATTAGTAAGCTCAGTACTATCCAAGTTGGCCTCAGTTGTAATAATGGTTTTCTTTCTTACTAAGGTATAGAATCAGCACAGTAATTATGATGGTGGtgatttaataaaatgttttacatacATTATTTTGGTAATCCTTACAGAAATCCCCTAAGGTAGACCAATGTTATTCCCAAACTGAAAAGAAAggctgagagggagagaaaggagattgccTAAGACCACCTAGCAAGACTGTGGCACAGGTTGAATGGGAGATTTCCTAACTTAGTTTTGCAAAACTTTACCACTTTTCTAGTTTAACTAGTCTGAGAGGGGAAGGGTGGTGTAGCTTGCATACAAGCAAGGGTTATAATCTAGTTCTCCTGTAACAGAACAAGTGCATAGAGAGATGATAAGATTAAgtcaattgtagtccacaaaagcttatacttTTGAAAGTGGAGAAGTGACGCCCAAGAAGGAACTCCAGGAGATCTGGGCATCACTTGAAAGGACAGAAGACAAGCTCTTATCTTGTATTCAACTGGCCAATGTGAAAAGAAAGTCCTCTaatattttagaaaatgggagcAAGAGAGACTCTGCTTCAGGAGAAGATTACAGAATCTGCTTGCCCATCTCGTATGAAGGGCTGGACCTAAGTGATCTGCTGCTGACTACAAACACCTTGCTTTGAGATCACCTCAGAACATTTGCCCAAAAATGCACTTATGAGTAGCCAGGATCCAGTTGCTCATACAGTTCTAACAGTCATCAGAATTATTCCTGGTATAAAATTGGACTGGGCTTCAATCCCTTTTCCAATGCAAGAGGTTTCACTACAGACAAAAATACCACCCTGTGCCCAGAGACAATAGCTCAGCAGCTGGTTGTGATTTTCAGCTGAATGATGGACCTTTAGGccattgatggcgaaccttttcgagaccgagtgcccaaattgtaacccaaaacccacttatttattgcaaagtgccaacactgcaatttaacctgattactgaggttttagttaggaaaaaaatggttggctccgaggcgtgtgttacttgggagtaagcttggtggtagtcggtggctttgttttgaagcaaccatgccactcttccaacgggtgaatcacggacCTAGGgcatgccccattgccagcaactaagcaAGCCCCGTTgaaagcaactgagcttactcccaggtaaagaatcacgctttagttcttcacatgaaaatcagtggggtttaatagcgtttagcagggttacctacactgcttccccaaaactaggtcttaggtttaatgctaataatcgagaccagcggctgaggccaacctagatgtgtcaGGGAGggaggcaactctgtttgcgtgtgcccacagagaaggctctgagtgccacctctggcacctgtgccataggttcaccaccactgctttaggctgtTGCGATGCTAGTCTTTTCTATTTCTTTCGAGCAGGTCTGGGAGTTTTGGCAGGCTTCCACTCCAGTTCAGCTGAAAAGTTATTCACCAGTAAGGATTTCTGCCTCCAGTGCAAAGTCTCTTCCAGTCAAGGGGTGAGACTGATCAGAATGTGGGTCAGGACCTTTTGAGCCATAACCAACAGCATCAGCTATCTGCTGACACCTGACTTTCTGTACTACATACagatggacagcccaatccagattgggtgtgtatgtgtgtgtttgaaaaTGCACAGAGAGCAGCGGAAGGCCACACCTatgcatttcccccctctgctgggacaaggggcacccccaccagcagagggagcaaaggTGCCAGCGGCTAGCTGCCTCTCAGCTCTGTGGTAGcaaaacctggaaatttgggcCACCAGAGAGCAGCACTGCCATCTGCTTAGATGCTGACCAGGGGTGGAGaggtgggctggggggggcatTACCGAGGTGAAACCGATGCTCCAGTCTGAGAATGCCAACCCCCAGACCTGCAGACTTACGCTACATGAAAGTGCAGCATAACTTTGTGTTGCCTATGGGGCAATTGGGGCAGTGGGATgattttttgttttccctcccttctgtgccaTCTGAAGTCCCTTTGGAAGTGACGCAGTGCTGCCTTCACTGCACTGCCTTCGACCGTCACAGCATTCCCCCAACTGGATTGCACTGAAAACATTCACTTAAACCTGCTTTTCAAGCCTCACTAATGAAGATTTCACTGCATTGTTTTGAGAATGTGAAAGGATCGAGGCCTCCAAGGGGCATGCATGAGCTGTGATCCAATGCACATTGGGTGCGCTTGGAAGGGAGCAGAGAAGGGATGGGGAGGAGGGCTGCTGAAGTTCATGTATATCAAAATGGGGTCCTCAGCTTCTTCAGATTTGAGAACTGCTGCCATAGTAAATCTGTGAGCCACAGGACACTCTTTCTCCAGTTGCTGTAAAATGCTAAACACAGCCACCACTCTGGAATTTAAACCCGGAAACTAGAAGATTGCTCAAGGTTTTGAAATGGTGTGGGTGTGGCTGATGTTGCTCATTTGTTTTCCGGGTTCCTGCCACTCCCTTCTGTAATTGTCAGCTGGAAAACAGTTCCTAAAATAACCcacgcactcacacacacacacaaaaccccaaaacaaaacagcaggttTTGCAAGATTCCAGGCTAAAGTAAGTTCACATCCAGAGGTAATATTCTAAAGCCAGATCCAAGTTGTGAGGATTTATTCATCTTCTTGCTAAACTGATAACTAATCATTTTTCAGCAGAAAAGAgtaagagtccagtagcaccttaaagactaacaaaatttctggcagggcatgagcttttgtgagtcacagctcacttcttcagatatgatTTCTCCACGCCTACTACCCCTCTGCATATCACACCTCATTCAATCACACCTGCGACTGTCATTCACCTGCTACTGACATTTACATGCCATTGACGTTGGGTGTCTGAACTCACTCTTCATAAGGACAGATGAACTCACATTCTAGATGTATcagaagaagtgagctgtgattcaCAAAAAGCTCCTATGCTGCCAGAAATcctgttagtcttcaaggtgctactAAACCCTTGCTtttttctactgctacagacCAGCATGGCCATCCATCGTGATCTAGCCATTTTGCAACAAGTAAACCTGAAGAAAAGGCACCCTGGGGACAACAGCGGTTTTACAGTTTATCTCTTTACAGTGTCTTGAATGAAGAAGCTACTTAAAATATTATTGTCCCCCTCCAACCTTGCAGTGAGGTCCCCAAAGCATAAGTGAGCCCTAAAAGCCACCCAATAACATGTGAGACTAGTAAAGAAGGTTCCTGCCACTCAACAGATGCTTATTTCTGCATAGTGACAGCATGGACtagtggtcagagtgttggaCCACGTTCAAatggaagctctctggatgaCTTTAGgccactctctcagcttaacctgtcTGACAAGAGTggtagttgttgtgaggataatggtGGCGGGGATAACATCGCGGTATAAACATCTAAACCAACTCCTCTGGTCTCTTTTTACCTGCCATAGTAAGAAATCACTAAGCCGGACCTCTCCCGAAGTTCTTATCAGGATGTCTGGATGAGGGGACTTGCAAGTATAGAGACACTTGTCGAGTAATGATTCTGACACATCGCTAAGGAAGAAAAGACAAAACTCCAGTTAGTCTACCAAGTAGAATCCTCTTGTTATGGTTGCTGGAATAGACCTGCTCACAAACACACTTGTGGCCTCTTGTTATGGTCGCTGGAATAGACCTGGAATAGACCTGCTCACAAACACACTTGTGGCCCAACACAGCATCTGTGAACTGATCTGTGCACTGATACTCCCCCCACATAATCTTCATTAAAAGAGGCCTATTATCTCTGAGCAAATTTGGCTACCACTCATTCCAattctcagccccccccctcccctgctatcTTTTCAGCTGTaggtttccttcctccccccatacTACTTCTCTTAGGAATCATCTCTGAGCCCCCCCCCGTATGGCTCATCTGTTCTCTAGTCTCAGGCCTTCCTTTTGTGCGACCCACCCCATGAGCCCCTCCAAAACATATCTAACCTTTCTCAACAAGCAGAGAACAGATAGTCACAAGTTTTTCCCCCTTccgcctttcttttttaaaaaggaactttaCTTTCAAGAGAGATGTTTTCTAAAGAGCTGAGAAGGAAGAGCGTGTGGCCTTAAAAttcaaaaagggaaaggaggccTGTGAATTGGCAAGGAGGAAGAATCCCTCCTGGtatctgcttttctttttcttagaagAGCTACAAAGCTAATTGTCACCAGCCttatttcctgtttattttttcctgatttctgtattttaaaatttccacattatttatgctaataaaaaagattaattgtgtgtgtttatatttaaACACCCAACCTAAGTATATAGCAGTAACAACAAAACCTGcataagtattttaaaaaaataggaaacgaCTATATAATATTTCAGAAGAATTTAATTCAAGATCTATAACATCAGCAAGATGGTTACACTATACTACAGAAGTCGTTGGTCCCAACCTCTTCAAGAGACTTATAGAACAAGGATTTATGCAAATATTTTGGTATATCATCTAAGGAGCATGTTCGTATAAAAATGACACACCAATAAAAAGGGCCTGTTCTACTGACAGACTAGAgctaattatgcacaaggtgttagATACATGGTAGAGGCGAACATCCACTGCGGCAAGATTTTCTTGTACAGAATTATTTCCcttagccccgctttcactttccattctttccttggaaagcaaatccacttattttGCTTAACTGCCGGagagggacagatttgccagggggcgcagctttgccctggatctcTTCCCTCAGCTAAACCACCTagtcttccccccgcccccacccccttgcacggctttgcacacttccctctTGCCCTCATTATCCATTTGCAGTTTGCACGCTGCCATTACTGCCCCcgcacttcccaccataaaagacaatcagtgtttgggcaaagtgtgcaGTTGCCAtattcaagatttttaaaaatagttcacCTTTATGTCgatctatcaatctattgatagatcgATCTATTGATAAGGTTAAATATAAAAGTTAAAGATATTAAAATTTAAAGCACATATGCACGATAGATAATGCGTGAAACAGCATTTTCCCCTCTGCCCCCTAGATGCAAgccaaaagccagctgatgggtaatgcttgCCCTgatgcaaacagggcagtggataataatgctgaacatgtcccgaaacaaaggccccttccgcacaagcaaaataatgcgttttcaaaccactttcacaactgtttgaaagtggattttgctattccgcaaagcttcaaagagcactgaaagtagtttgaaagtgcatgtgcggaatgagccaaagaccaGTTTTCTTTGAGGTCACTAGAACCTCGCCATGTGAAATCAGCCTAGTTTAACTTTTTTAGTGTGGAAAAGATTTGGAGATCAGGAACGAGGATCTCGCAAATGCCTTTTTGGCACAGCAGCCATATTCACTGTCCTTGCCACCAATTTCCCCACCTCCTCCAAGTCCTCTACAAACAGGGAGGTGAGTCTTCAGACAACCTGGCTGCTAGAAGAATAAGGCTGAGGGCTTTTCTGTCTTCCTATTGTAGATTTTGGAAACCTAGGCCTGACCAGAAGCTTTGGGTATGAGCCAAAGGACAGGAGTCAAATGACTCTTGGCTCTCAGCCTGTGACTTCATTAACCCAGTCCAGCGAACTCTGGAATGAACttaattctttctctctcttgtctgtaggatttttttaaaaaaaacatgaaagccAATTTGGGTGCCTTTTGAGAAGAAAAGTGGGTTACAAATATTTCAATGTATGAATACATataacaggaggaggaagagaagaagtagAACTTTTTCTGTATACAGACTGAAAGGAACAACAGGAGATACCCGCTTCTTACTTTCCCCAAACCACAGTATGAAGAAGATGCAGCCTCATGCTTGAAGCTCCTAGGACATGCATAGGGCTTGGGTAAGAGGCAAATGTTTTATCTAAATCTCAGTGCAAATAACAGCTTGAGGAACAGAAAATGTGTGCAGAGGGGTGGTCTGTTCTACTAGAAGGCCAGGGCTGTTTCCTCCTGTTTGAGTGGACTGGTGACCACCTGCCAAGGAGATTTCTACTGGAGAAAATGCCCCTGTTCATCTAGACCAGTTATATGTCAGAGAAATTGACTTGGGGTGGGGAGTGTGTCTGGTTCAGAGGGTTATCTGATTTGGGCTGAAAGGCCCAGGTGCAAGTTACATCAGAGAAATAGCAGAAGCATGAATGCACAAACACATACGTTACCTTGGTTGCAGCAGCTCTTGTTCAACACCCCAAGCCACTTCCTTCACAGCATTGCTAATCTCATCTCTTGAAGTATATGCACAACAGATATTCAGAATACACCTGTCAAATTAAAAAGATACAAATCTAACTCAACAAAGGTGCTGAAGAAAACAAGGCATGCGGAGTTGTGCAAAATCTGCATAGAGAATGAGAGGATTGGAATGGATAGCTCTGGGTGTGCGTTTGTGTGATCTACAACTGTCTATACATTAAAACAAGAGTTCAAGGAAACAGCCAGTGTAAGAAAACGAATTTGCACAGCGTCAATCTTTACAATTGAATATTACTGATAACTGACATATTGATCAATTAGCTGTAAACCTTCTGCAGCCCAAATACTGTTTGT of Sphaerodactylus townsendi isolate TG3544 linkage group LG06, MPM_Stown_v2.3, whole genome shotgun sequence contains these proteins:
- the DHDDS gene encoding dehydrodolichyl diphosphate synthase complex subunit DHDDS isoform X2, which codes for MSWVTEGELSMLERFCASVLKAGPMPKHVAFIMDGNRRYAQRCNVRKLEGHTQGFAKLAQTLQWCLSLGIREITVYAFSIENFKRSKEEVDGLMDLARQKFVRLLEEQDNLERRGICVRVHGDLTLLPLDIQKLIAKVVLATKQYSTCILNICCAYTSRDEISNAVKEVAWGVEQELLQPSDVSESLLDKCLYTCKSPHPDILIRTSGEVRLSDFLLWQTSHSCLVFQPVLWPEYSFWNLWDAVIQYQMNHNALQKAKDLYLEERDWQQLENDKMYVTEKLKQEGCESSGDPKHRRELLKECKAQREERIQGFLQALEKKRMDFLVKLTMVSA
- the DHDDS gene encoding dehydrodolichyl diphosphate synthase complex subunit DHDDS isoform X1: MSWVTEGELSMLERFCASVLKAGPMPKHVAFIMDGNRRYAQRCNVRKLEGHTQGFAKLAQVTLQWCLSLGIREITVYAFSIENFKRSKEEVDGLMDLARQKFVRLLEEQDNLERRGICVRVHGDLTLLPLDIQKLIAKVVLATKQYSTCILNICCAYTSRDEISNAVKEVAWGVEQELLQPSDVSESLLDKCLYTCKSPHPDILIRTSGEVRLSDFLLWQTSHSCLVFQPVLWPEYSFWNLWDAVIQYQMNHNALQKAKDLYLEERDWQQLENDKMYVTEKLKQEGCESSGDPKHRRELLKECKAQREERIQGFLQALEKKRMDFLVKLTMVSA